The Candidatus Margulisiibacteriota bacterium nucleotide sequence CAATGATTGTAAAAGGTGGTAAAATTAAAGGAGGAAAAGTTTTTTCTCACGAAGATCACAGGATAGCAATGGCTACCGCGATTGCCGGGCTTAATGCAGACAAACCAGTAATAATAGAGGGTACGCAGTGCGTGAGTAAGTCTTATCCTGAATTTTTTGAAGACTTGAAAGACTTAGGAGGTAATGTGCAATGAATTCTTTCGGAAAACAATTCAGAATGAGCATTTTTGGAGAGTCTCATGGTCCAGTAGTGGGGTGCATTATTGATGGTTGTCCAGCTGGTCTAGATTTATCAGCAGCAGATATGTTCTCTGATTTAACTAGACGTAAAAGTGGAGCAAAAGGCACAACTCCCAGAAAAGAAGAGGATTTGCCAGAAATTTTAACAGGAATTTTTCAAGGCAAAACAACTGGAGCTCCAATAACTATTCAGTTTCAAAATAATAATACAAAATCCAAAGATTATGCTCAGTTTATTGATATGCCAAGACCAGGGCACGCTGATTTTGTTGCTCAGCGTAAGTATAATGGCTTAAGTGATCCACGTGGTGGTGGTCATTTTTCTGGCAGGCTAACACTTGCTATAGTCGCAGCAGGTGTAGTGGCCAAGAAATTAATGTCGCAGTTGTCAATCAAAGCAGAATTAACATCGTTAGGTGGTTCAACTAATATTGAAGAAGCTTTAGAAAAAGCTATTAGCAAGAAAGATTCTGTTGGAGGAGTCATTGAATGTACTGTTGATGGTCTTTCTGTTGGGTTGGGTGAACCGTTTTTTGATTCTGTTGAGTCCCTTATTGCGCATGGTGTTTTTGCAATACCAGGAATTAAAGGCATTGAATTTGGAAATGGATTTAAATCGACAGAAATTACTGGTAGTAAGAATAATGACATTATAATAGATCAAGACGGTCATACTGCTACTAATAATTGTGGTGGAATCAATGGTGGAATTACCAATGGCAATCAGTTAGTTTTTAGAGTTGCGGTAAAGCCAACTGCAAGTATTTTGCAAGAACAAATGACCTTTAATTTTGCAAAAAGTAAAATGGAAGCATTAAACATAAAAGGTAGTCATGATTTGGCTTTCGTTTTAAGAGTGCCAGTGATAATTGAGGCTATAACAGCTATGGTTTTAGCTGATTTAACGATGATAAATAATAACCAGCAAAGTGCTTTCAGCGTTCAGCTTTAGGCCTTTAGCACATATAAGGAGTAAACTATGGATTTGAAAAATATCAGAAGAAAAATAGATTTAATAGACTCGCAGATACTTAAGTTAATCAACGATAGAACTGAATATGCTTTGATTTCAAAGAAATTTAAAAAAGAAGTTAAGGATGAAGAAAGAGAGAAACAAATCTTAGAAAGAATTTCTAAGAAATCTTCTAGTTTAATAAACAAAGAAAGTATTGCTAAGATTTATGATCTTATTTTAAAAGATAGTAAGTTTTTTCAAGAAGAAGATTATAAATTAATTGGTTTCCAAGGTGCCCATGGTGCTTAC carries:
- a CDS encoding chorismate synthase — encoded protein: MNSFGKQFRMSIFGESHGPVVGCIIDGCPAGLDLSAADMFSDLTRRKSGAKGTTPRKEEDLPEILTGIFQGKTTGAPITIQFQNNNTKSKDYAQFIDMPRPGHADFVAQRKYNGLSDPRGGGHFSGRLTLAIVAAGVVAKKLMSQLSIKAELTSLGGSTNIEEALEKAISKKDSVGGVIECTVDGLSVGLGEPFFDSVESLIAHGVFAIPGIKGIEFGNGFKSTEITGSKNNDIIIDQDGHTATNNCGGINGGITNGNQLVFRVAVKPTASILQEQMTFNFAKSKMEALNIKGSHDLAFVLRVPVIIEAITAMVLADLTMINNNQQSAFSVQL